In a single window of the candidate division WWE3 bacterium genome:
- a CDS encoding helix-turn-helix transcriptional regulator: MPVSKILDRFGNRIKQLRKLKGLTQEGLADRSHLHYTYIGAVERGEKNISLKNIEKVSKGLGVTLSEFFSTL; encoded by the coding sequence ATGCCTGTAAGTAAAATACTAGACAGATTTGGAAATAGAATTAAGCAACTTAGGAAGCTAAAAGGCTTAACACAAGAGGGTTTAGCGGATAGATCACACTTGCACTACACCTACATAGGAGCAGTAGAACGTGGTGAGAAAAACATTTCCTTGAAAAATATAGAAAAAGTGTCCAAAGGTTTGGGTGTGACTTTATCTGAGTTCTTCTCCACCCTGTAA